cgtttcttactgtattcacggagacgagagccgtcgctattttcatttttaaacacttgcagtctgtataatgcataaacacaacttcattctttataaatctctccaacagtgtgtaatgttagctttagccacggagcactatcaaactcattcagaatcaaatgtaaacatccaaataaatactatactcacatgatccgatgcatgcatgcagtatgcatgacgaacatcttgtaaagatccatttgagggttatattagctgtgtgaattttgtaaatgcactgtattatagttgaaagctcggggggcagggagtgcgagatttaaaggggccgcagcctgaatcggcacatagttaatgatgccccaaaataggcagttaaaaaaattaataaaaaaaaaatctatggggtattttgagctgaaacttcacagacacattcaggggacaccttagacttatattacatcttgtaaaaactggttctagggcacctttaaattgtaacttatgcctgtgatggcaaagctgaattttcagcatcattactccagtcttcagtgtcacatgatccttcagaaatcatttttatatgCTTATTTGTAGtacaaataacattttgtcttcttatcagtgttgaaaacagttgtgctactttaTATTTTGGgggatacatttatttttttcaatattctTTGGGtagagttcaaaagaacagcattttttgaaatagaaaattttgtaacattatgaatgtatttacggtcacttttaatgcatttaatcgGTCCTCATCGTTAGCATGTTTTTCTACTATGCGTTTTTGTTGAAATCAAACTACTCTAAACAGAAATGTTACTAAAATAAATACCAGTCATGCAGTGTTACTTCAAAACAACACTGGATACTTCATAATGATCTGTATACTTGACTTTAAATAGGTCAGAGAAACTTAAAAAGTATTTGAAGGGAAAATAAGGGGTTATTATTATTCATACATAATGGGGTACacccacaaaaacaaaatctctGCTGTGAATTCTACATAATTTGATGCTGAGGGTTTAAAGTATACTAGAGCAAGTACCCATTTTCCCCAGGTAGGAAGGTGGTAATTGGTAGGCTCTCCTGACACGCCTGGCCAGAGTGGCAGTCTGCCCTACAGGCAGAGCAGAAACGCAGACTGCACTGAGGGCATTGCACCGGCTGCGGCAACTGCACCTCAGCTTCATTCAACTGGCACACCGCTTGGCATGAGGACGAAGGACACCAGGTCCGACAAGGATCCAGAAGCACCTCTGTaaggaaaaacaaacaacatgTTAGAAATGATGACCCATTTGGTCTGATCTACAACTACTTCAGACATCTACATTCTCAATTTGACCTGAGGaatcaaattttattttgatataaaaTGTTGATGAATGAACACATAATCTTAGTTTGTATGATGTAAGAACTTCCTcccagtgtaaaaaaaaaaaaccaaacacaaaaaaacCAACACATTTATTGAAACTAAGCTGCAAAAACAGCTCATTCTGGATGAAACATTTAACAATGTCCTGATCACTTCATGTTGCTTGATGTTGagcattcaaaaaaaaaaaaaaaactatattcgATGACAGGAAACTCACAGTCCCATCTTAGAGAAACAAAGcgcttttaaagggttagttcaaccaaaaataaaaattctgtcatcctgaatttctttattctgctgaacacaaaataatatgctttgaagaatgtcaatgggccccattgacttccatagtagtatttttttaatgtcaatggggcccatcaactgtttggttacccatattcttcaaaatatcttatgtgttcagaagattcattttttgggtgatctatcctTTTAAATTTCAGATGCAATGTATTTcttaaagacagaaaaaataaaatagaaattgttgtaaaaaaaaaatgaaattatttagGAACATACTACTTATGCATCTCTCAGGGAAACTCACCTCGCTCAAACTGGAGTCTCTTATAACGTTGCATGACCTCTGTGGCCACCATACACTCAATCTACAGCAGAGAAACAGAGTATATGAACAAGACAGGAGCAAATGACAGAAACCTTGAATAAAGCACAATTATTTCTAGTCTCtggtaaaaatgacaaattgtAAGTCAGCTTACCTCATTTTCCAGCAAATGTCCCTGTTTTGGGCAGGCAGAGTCTGGACAGCTAATAGCTGGTTCGAGGCCCTCTTTAATGAGCAGTTCAACATATTGCTTCAAACACTGTAAGAGACAGATTTCCTATTTTTCATCTTTGAAAAAATAATGAGACAACTGCTGCCTGTGGTTACGTTTCCACCCACAAACGCTCTGTTCATTGTAGTCAAGCCAACATCAGACCATCACAGCATTCTGCTGAGACAACATTCAAGAGCTGCTTGTAAAGAACAGGCCAATTTGGCCCATATCAAGATTCAAGAATTTTTATTAGCATGGCAAAAACAAcagtaaaagtattaataacagtacatgtacatatctatctatctatggaATAATAGGAATCAGACAGGTAATAAGAATTAGGGGCATACTATGAGCACCAGCTTAGTGCAGTTATATTACTGTTGTATTCTCACATGTAAAGAGACTGTATTACAATTTGTATTCTAAGACTAGTTGGCGCACTGCTGAAAAACAGGAGTGGCCACTGAAGACAGTCCTTACCAGACTGCAAAATATGCACTGGCACTGGGAGATGGTGGTCATCTGTTCCAGGGGAAACTCTCCCAGGCACAGTTTACAGGACAAAAGTGGTGCCAAGTCCACGTCCCAGCTGGGTTCGTAGCGAGAGCTGCTCATGGTACGCGGATCTGGGACACTAAAGGACAGAGACAAAGCATATCTTAAAAACAGCTAAAGCAGTTAATAAATACCATActattttattgaaataaattaaaaacaaaacactacaCATTATCTACATCCCTTTCTCATGTTACATTCTCCTACGCAGTTTACGTTGTAGACTCGGTGCAGCAGCTCTTCCAAGTTCTACGTCAGAACtctgactcagtattggccagctcctgtgtcagcatcacacgcatgcgtcatgctgctcaTATGAACAGTGTCGGCCAATACCGAGTCAGCGTTGTaacgtagaacccggaagccTGCACTGTCTATACAATGTAAAcggcataggagaatgacagggaagagactaaattgttgaataaagtcgttatttttgttttgtttttttgcacaaaaagtattctcgtccctTCTTAACATTAAGGTTACTGTAGTCACgttaactattttaacaatgtctttgctACTTTTCTGGATCttaaatgtggtaatttcgttgctttctatgggggataaaaaaaaaaaaactctcggatttcatcaaaaatatcttaatttgtgttccaaagatgaacgaaggccttacaggtttggaacaacatgagggtttttgtttttgtgcacaaaaagtattctcaccgcttcataacattaaggttgaaccactgtagtcacatttactattttaacaatgtttttaaaggtgccatcgaattgaaaattgaatttacctcgacatagttgaataacaagagttcagtacatggaaatgacatacagtgagtctcaaaaaccattgtttcctccttcttatataaatctcatttgtttaaaagacctccgaagaacagtcgaatctcaacataacaccgactgttacgtaacagtcggggtgtacgcccacaatatttgcatatgccagcccatgttcccaacattatgaaaggcattagacaagagcagccagtattaacgtctagatgtgcacagccgaattaGGGTTGGGCAATGTCCCCTAAATTGGCAGTTGACGATGTTTACAGTAAAACATCGCGATGGACGATGATATCGTCGGGCGGGGGTGGGGGGAggataatgtacatttgaatgTACATTACATTCAAATGTACGTGTGTGCAttggctggcgctaaaccagagacagACGCGCGCAGCAAATATGCAGCAAGTATAGACGGACGCGCGCAACAAATAtgcagtcttttcaaccacataatgtttattttaggtttcggatgtttaaatacatataaatacaaacaaaacaatacatttagagtttgtaaaatacacattgATGTATATAGAAGCGGCAATAACAAttctttccattataattagaggacatgttttattcatatcagatacacattgtgtaagtaactttaaagtttactctattctatcggaatatcagatatttcatgttatagttaacacatttgtgaatattttgaataaaaaaggaaaactgaaataaaagcagatcatcagtcatacagCGCTGCAGGGTGACATGACAAACAATGACgtgtcaccatggaaacaataaagtgatacgttctaaataacggtcgccagaatattttaaacttacgtgcgaaagggttattTTATTTCCCAACTAATGACTCATACGGGCTTTCCAATAGGTATGCCTGACATGGTATTTTCACAGACTAACACACGTCTCTGGCATAaactacagtatttaaaatagcatatatGCATTAGTTATATtctcaatttaatttacagagcaATTCCTGCAAAGATTTTAGGTTAACTATAGTCTATTGAAGAGACCAGGATTAGTGTGTCGACTTGCAAGACTTGCAGCGGAGCGGGACGGGGGCGGGGCGGGGGCGTGGCATCAGATGGTGTCTCTCCATCGTGATTTCGGTCGTCCATCGGCACAACCCTaagccgaatcaacagactaggtaagcaagctagaacaatagcaaaaaaatggcagatggagcgataattgacatgatccatgattacatgatatttttagtgatatttgtaaattgtctttctaaatgtttcattagcatgttgctaatgtactgttaaatgtggttaaagttaccatcgtttcttactgtattcacggagacaatagagccgtcgctattttcatttttaaacacttgcagtctgtataatgcataaacacaacttcattctttataaatctctccaacagtgtagcattagccgttagccacggagcactatcaaactcattcagaatcaaatgtaaacatccaaataaataccatacttatgcgattagacatgctgcatgacgaacactttgtaaagatccattttgaaggttatattagctgtttgaactttgtttatgcaatgatagagtcgagagctctgggggggcgggcggagagcgcgagcaattaaaggggccgcagccctGAATCgctgcatttctaattatgccccaaaataggcagttaaaaaaattatttaaaaaaaaattaattaaaatctttaattaattttaattaaaatatcttaatttgtgttcagaagttGAACGAAGGACACTTCACCTTTATCTAGGACCATGAATATAAAGATTCAGGGTATCTCATTACTTATCCATTAAAAATGCTTGGTCTGCCACAGAGTTTTCCTTCCAAGAGATTCTGCTGTTTGCTGAGAGCTTGTCCAATCAGTCAATGGCAAGTATGTCAATATCCCTCAGTACTGCTGCCAGGCAACCCAAAGAAAACTAATGACTGTCTCTACTGGAGAGCCCTACAGAACAGACTCCCTCAGAGAGTACGAGCAACACAGCGCAGCCTGCTAAAAACAAACAGACCTCCACATAACAAACACATATAATTTATAGGCTACTGTACGTGTAAACTTTCAAACGCTCCTTCACAATATGGCACAGCAAAACTTTTTGCACCTGAAGTGACTAAAATGTAATTGTGGTCCACTATACCACCTCATTGCAGACTACACACCATCATGAGTTGATATAAATGATTGAGGAACACTCAGACTAGTTAGTGTGCTTCCCGACAGCAGATATCTTTGTAGGTGGAGACAGATGGAGACTCATGTGCTTGCGCCTGCAGTATCTCATTGTGTTAGTTGTGGGAATAGTCGACAGCCCAAACAACAAAGGGCTCTCAGCAGGCTGTGCGTTTCTCCATTTGGGCCTCTCACCTCTGTCAGCACACCCACACAACCTTAACTAGACACAGTAACTCAGTCATATCATATGTAAAGCCACGTGTACACAGTGAGATTTTATGATTGTTGCTTTTCAGATTGTGTGAAATGCCTGCCGTGACATCTTGGGTAGAAGTCAAGGCAGAGACCGTGAGACAGTTTATGCTGGACTGACTGTGTGATGTACATCTTAGGACAACAATGACAGGCCCATAAATCACTGCACTTTATGACATCCTCAAAACGCAAAAAATATGTTGTGGAGTGTCTAAAGTCTATCGCAGACTGCTTTTTCTTTAGTGCGAAGGAGGCAGTGTTGATAATGTCAAGGGAATACAagatttctctttctctgacaAACACACTGTATCAAACATCACCAGTTGCTGTGCACCTACTGGTTCTTCATCACACCGTAGGACTGAAACCCAAAATTTCTGATTCATTACACTTGCAATAAAATGCCCGTCAGTGTGAATGCAAGTGATAAAAGACAGCTACGAAATAATTCTTTCACGATTACCAATATTTGTCTCAAACATTAAAATCGTGGTCACAGTCAAACAGTATAGGCATAATACATCAAATGTCATCAGGAACGAATTTTAAATAATGgctctgtttacacctggtattaagatgcattttggtagatcggatcacaagtagacaagGGAGGCACACACCCGTTTACACCTGATCTTTTAACCTGTCTATTTTGTCCACATTCAACCACTTGTGTCCTGATTTCTAGGtggaaatcaggaatggtgagagaacattgtgcttggtacattttttgtcttgaaaccaaacttgggtcttcagccgacaaagtttgaATCCTGTCTGGCTAGCGTGCTTCCCATAAAGTTTAATCATTAGTTCAGTAGGCTGTCTTTTGTGGTTGtttgaacacattcgaccacatgagcgtttacactaTGAAAACGATTAAATGCGTTTTGGACTACCTCTGTAAGTGGTCAAAAGTAGAcaaactcaaaacattttagggCCCGTTTACATCTGTATTTAgcatcgtccacttgtgataCAATCGacaaaaatgcatcttaataccaggtgtaaacagaccCAATAATTTTGTCCAATGGCCAGACAAGTTTCAATCCCTCTTCTCCAGCAACCTGTGGCCTGTTGCACAAAGCCGGTTTCAGTTTCTACCCAGGTAAGTTCAAGATTAGTTTGAGCAAACTCAGTTTTTTCGGGCTTATGAAGGTGGATTGGTTTTTAGCAGGTTTCATTGCTATGGTAACTTACGCTacacggctaacctgctccaaAGCAGGTTGTATTCTGGGTTAGAGATCGCAAACCCAaaatgaaccaatcagctgtgagtaaTGTGACATGtatctagggctgggcgatatatcgcatgcgattgtcacgagcatttcgtcagtaaagccggttccctgattaccgctaaatcgccatcacctgctttcaaatggagcggcatttaatagacagagccatagttcactgacaagctacgcaatatcgcgttcattatcgaaggcgattcatctgtgataatgaatgcgatattgcgtagcttgtcagtgatctacggctttgtctattaaatgacactccatttgaaagcatgtgatggcgatttagcggtaatcagggaaccggctttactgacgaaatgcgcgtgacaatcacatgcgatatatcgcccagccctacatgtatctgatgcaataaagccaCTCCCCCTGTATCTCTTGCTCCAAATTAAAGCAGTTTatagtga
Above is a window of Megalobrama amblycephala isolate DHTTF-2021 linkage group LG11, ASM1881202v1, whole genome shotgun sequence DNA encoding:
- the rnf144ab gene encoding probable E3 ubiquitin-protein ligase RNF144A-B: MSSSRYEPSWDVDLAPLLSCKLCLGEFPLEQMTTISQCQCIFCSLCLKQYVELLIKEGLEPAISCPDSACPKQGHLLENEIECMVATEVMQRYKRLQFEREVLLDPCRTWCPSSSCQAVCQLNEAEVQLPQPVQCPQCSLRFCSACRADCHSGQACQESLPITTFLPGENGSNIKSQEDEAPIKRCPKCKVYIERDEGCAQMMCKNCKHAFCWYCLESLDDDFLLIHYDKGPCRNKLGHSRASVIWHRTQVVGIFAGFGLLLLVASPFLLLATPFVLCCKCKCKRGDDDPLPT